In Anopheles arabiensis isolate DONGOLA chromosome 2, AaraD3, whole genome shotgun sequence, the genomic window TATGTAGCCCTGCGATGTAGGCCACCAGCCGTGTACACCTGCACATGCACAAGAGAAAGGAAGATTGGTTCTTTACGTAGGTAACGAAAAGCATACATTTGCTTGACACATGCAGGTGTCTCCGGAAGAATGTCCTCCCGCTATAACGATGTGCACAGGAGCGCGAGCAGTGGGCTGTTTGTATTTGCCAATTACTTGAAGTAACAACAGCAAAGAACTATTGTTTCCTCATTCGTTTTTTGAAGCTGCTGCAACCagcacagcaacaaacaaaacaggcaGAAATCCAACAAAACCCGCGCATCAGCTCAGCTGGAAGGCTAGATCCAGGGGTAGGATGTATTCTTTCTTGCAATTACTTTCAGGGAACTGGAAATTGAATGGCCAGATGTGTTATGGTTTGCGtcatgttgtttttgttccgtTCTTGGTACCTTTCTAGGCTGATATTAGCTCTGGAAGCATGGCAGGCCGTTGATAGTCAGACAGAAAGCAGGGGAGGAATAGTTTATCTTTAGCGTTctattttttcctctctcgcATGGTAGCTTAAAAATAGCCAACCATCGGATGTGGGGGCAAGTTGTGACATCATTACCTACTGGCACGGGTTGTGTATGTCCTTGTGGGGAAGATCCTACTTGCAGAGAGCGCTATAGAAGTGTTCATCAGAGTTTGTACGTTCGCTTGATGATAATTGCTGCCCCGTATCGATGAACTGCTAATTTGTCCAATTTCCAATTCTATTAATTAAATCGTTTGCTTGATTATCGTCTCGATAGTCATCTCGCACTTCCTGTGGGACGCCCAAAGACACTTCTTCAAAGACACTAAGGCACTAACGCTCGAGCTTGGCCTAAAATACCacaattgaattaaataattaaccCTCACTAACGAGCAGCGTGTcttcaatttcaatcacaGCAGGGAGGTTCGTCGTCTGAAGACGCTCACAGAATAGAAAAATAGTGGAAAACGCGAGTGACTGATATTCGAGCTAGTGGTACTGGTGCTAGTGTGTGTTCAGTGCAAGGGAGCATTGGCTCGTGGGTGTGATGTGTGGGCACAGTGTGCAGCTGGGCAGTGGCGGCACGCAATGTACCGGAGATCCGCGCAGCTCAGAATGAGGAGGGACCCGTGCCGAGTGCAGAAGTGtgcgcagcagcatcagtcACGTCGGTCGTGTCAGCCGGGTGCGGTTGTGTTGAGCGGTGGTGGTAAGCTTGCCGGTGCGTTGGTAGCTGTAGACGGCGTCGCTCGTGACGCCCGACGTCCCACGACCATCCGGTGTGTGCGCAATCGAATCAGTCGTCAATGAGTCACGTTCGTTACAACCAGAGACTTCAGGAGCCGTACGAGCAggagtggcagcagcagcagcagcagcagcaggagcacgAAGAGTGGTACCGTGGTAGTAGTGAGCGTAGTAGCGAGGACCGCTCTAGGTCGTCGCAGCAGCTGCGGCAACAGCTGCGGCAACACCAGCAACAGGAGGACGAGGATTCGATCGAGGAAGTGGTACGGTTGCACCAGCaacagcttcagcagcagcagcagcagcagtattcGGGGCCGGGCACCTCGTCAGTTCGCCGACGTTCGGCCGGTGTGCAAGTAGGGggaggaggcggcggcggcgcgcTTGGTTGTAGCGGGGGTGCTGGGGGACGGGGCTTCGTTGCGGCGGTTGGCGGTGTTGTCGGGCAGGGATTCCTTGCACTACGGCGGACGCGGGTTCGTGCCGGTTGCGCCTCATAGCACGGCCGGAACAGCGCTGCCAACAGCCACAGCCCGAAGCTAGTCGTCGTTTCACGCGCCCGACGTAGACTAATGCAGTGGCGGAAGTTCGCACGGCTGAAAACGACTGCTACCGGACATTCGCGGACGCGAAGAATGCTTTGTTGTGGCCGAAGAAAGGTGAGTACCGGGTTTGGGGTGTGTTCGCATAATTTCGCATACTTTAAGGTTTCGGAGTTGGGTTAAAtgaatttcatcaaaaaatGTACTGTGTTAGCAGTTACATACTGCAGTGTTTGCAAGCACATTATTATTTGATGGTACTATCAGTACCACTGTAAAACCTTCataattaattgatttaacATGATATTTTATTATCTCTTGCTTCAAAATATTATTCTTTTAATATACTATTAGGTTTAATATTATCTAATGTATTGCTCCAGTTCTGTCTAGCTAATTTTCAATACGTTATTTGTTGATAATATATCAAtaatattattcttcttcttcttctttttcgtggcatttttctctctttgtgtTTGGAGTTATTTCACTCATAGCTATGTGTTCAAGTAATTAAATCTATAGATCGCCTGTGAATGCCGACAGGGGCGCTACGCTAACAGTTTAGTTCATGGGCCTTTAAACTTTTCCATACACGAGTCACATCGAATTAACATAAATATCATTATTGAGGTCAATTTACACGACAGCTCTTTGCTATTTAATGGACGATTTAAAACATTGTATGTAAATTCAATAATTCAACAATTCAATAAGCCGGActtgtggtacagtcatcaacttgtacgacttaacaacatgcccgtcacggGTGCAAGTCCCAAACTATACTGCTATGGgtggaaatcaattagtcactgaaagccagccccacaagtggtacaggcaagcCTTGACATTGGTTGTTGAGCGAAaaggggaagaagaagaagaatgaaaatTCAATGAAAATTTAAGTAACAAGTGACACGAAAGCAGGAAAAATCAGTGTTACTGATCTATTCAATGGAATGGTCGAATGAGACTCGGGCTGTTTTATTGTTATCCGTTTTGCTCGATTCGTCGTATGGGGAGGTGAGAGAGGAGATAAAACAATGCTGATGAAATAGTTATCACTTTATTTTTCCGTGTAAATCAGTGGCCGATTGGTCTGTATTTAGCTTCCTTTATTTACCTTTTGTCATTATTTCAATATTGTATCATTCATTTCTACAATCTACGAGGCTGTCAAAGGGTTAAAATAACCATAGCATAGTTGGGTCGTATGGCAGAAGTGTTTAAGAAGATCAGAAACATATTTAGATTGTAGATGCTTAACTCATGCTATTAATTGTACGTTTCACTGTAAAGCAGAGGTTTTCAACCGGTGGGGAATTCCCCGCAAGGGATATGCTGACTTTTTCATGGAAGATTGTTGAAATTTTGGCTAAATACCACGTTGCCACGCTCAACCTTCTCCCTGTTGCCATCTCCTCCCCGCTCATGAACTTGTGAGTGGGGATTGTAATTATACTTGCATTTTAcatgggagaaaaaaaatacaaaaaggtTAAAATCACTGCTGCAAAGAATTGCAAATTAAATAGTTAGGGTACTACAGTAGAACGCCTTTTACATTGAGGGGTAGTAGTAAGCTTGCCGGTAACTTTCACCTAGATGGCTATTTATCCGTGCTATTTCATCCGTGCTCAGGAATGAAGGTGACATGTGGTCAGAAagaagtttaaaaaaacaaaaacccgttACCAGTCCAATCTAGGAGCAGTCCAGGACTTTTGTTCATCCTGTTTATCAAaacttaatttgttttattttgcacgcaGATTTTTTCAGCTTATTTTTAAGCATTCACTGCGCGTCTAATCACGGCCCCTAATATTTTACCCATTTTAATCCAAACACCTTTTTTTTACACGTGATTCAGTAAAAAATCGATGAAAAATAAGTCCAACATGATTTTCTGTTGTCACTACGCATTACTTATGTCTTTTATATCAACAGCCTGTTTGCTTCTTTACTTCTATCTGTCAAACGCGACCGCGGTTCTTAGTTGAAGATTTGGGAGGAACATGTTCTATAGCTTTTTTAACGtatatcaaaattaaaaaattaatgaatagGGAAATGAATACggaatttttgaaaatatacCTTTTGTCAACAAATTTAGGCTGAGAATAACAAAATATTACATTGCACAACTGTATAGTATAGtagtaatttaaataaaaaaagtcttTTGAAATGATattgaaggtttgtttttctttttggcgtaacgCCCTACGTATTCCTAATGAATGACCTATAAAAGAATTACATACTAAATAAGTACCAATAACTTAATGATCCGCacaaggcttgaacccacgacgggcatcaTTGTAAGTTGtgcgagttgatgactgtacctcGGGATCATTGTTTACAAAAACTGTGCAGTGATGTGAAGCATTAATGAAAAGTACTGTTATAAGAAATATTTGCTCAAAGTTTGTATTGATCTATAATTTTATACATCATATTATTCCCTTAATGTTAGTTATCATAAGTTTGGAATAGTTTTTTGTGATAGCTTTTTGACATACGAAAAAGGTAAAAGTCTTCCAACTGAGCATGACTTCTAAGTATAAGACTTTCAAGACGCTACACTGAGCAGTAAAATTTTAAACGAAGCATCAATTGTTCGATTTATTATAACATATCTTTACTGCATTCTGGCAAAGCATCACTCTATCGCAGGACTTTCGCTCTAGTTGTGCTTTGTCCTCACGGATGCTTTCACCTCTATGCATGCTTACGGATGTTATGGGCTGCTAAAGATTTTGCAAGCGAAATTCTTCCCATAGCATTCGGCACCAGCGTACAGCATGATAAGCGCTCTAAAGTCTTACGGAACAATACCAGCGACAGCACTGGCACTGGCTCCCGGCCCGTCTGCCATTGAACGAGCGTCGAGCAGCGCGAGAATAAAATGACACTAAAAACGAAACGGCACAAAAGCGGTGGAGAGGAGAGACgagacacacaaaaagtgGGACAATGGGCCAAGATGGCACAGAAAGGATCCCGGTGCGGTGGCATAGCTGGGCCACTGggaaaacataatttatatGGATAAACAACGAATTGAACGACACCCATATTTCTCGTTACGTTCGCTCGGTTGTGTGTGCGGTATTGCGGTGCCATGGCTTGAGGGTGGGTGGATGTTTGGACTGCTTCGTACGGATGCGATCGTTATATCGCCTCGTTTACCActtttatgtgtgtgcgtgtgtgtgtgtgttcgtattTGTGTGCGAAATTGGATCCTGGCCCGAAGGACCAAAGCGGCAACGTTCGTTCTCCTCGGCCAGCGAACTGTGTGAATTATGTTTCGGAGTAGCATTATGAGACATCGATCTTTGTGATTTCACTCTACTTGTGGTCGTCTGTTCTCACTGCGCTGGGCCAACAGAGTTGCAACCGTTGGACAACAGTACAGAATGTACCCGTTGATCGCGGTGCTCAAtaaaatggagacgcctggtcggCTACGGACGAGCGACGGTGAACACGGGAGGAAATGGAGGTCTACCATACTGACCCACCATCACAAACAATCGGTTTCATCTTGAAGAGTTTCAGTGATGCATGAGTAACCTATCAAGAGGCAGTAGTTTTATGTAACTATCAGATTATTAGCTAGAAAATCCTATGTAAGTTACGAATAAtctatataaatatatatttgatTGATAACTGCCATCTTTTGGTAGAGCATCGATACTTTTAACAAATACATTTAACACTCGCTTTCATCCATGCTAActaccaacacaaaaaaggatgcaAAAAATGAGCCAACTGAATTGGATGGAACTTGTCCGTAACCCTGAGCCCACTGTTGCGAGGCATTCTCTTTCCAATAGGAAAATTGCGAAAGTGTAAAAGTATGTTATGTCATCGGGGATTAAACGGCGATTTTATTACCATAAATTTTCCATCACTCGTTCGGCACCGGGAATGCTCGAACGGTTCACGGGAAAATCGTGATCGTGCGCGGGCGTGTGCAGCAACGGAGTGGCATGTTTCGCATGCTTTCGCTCGCGCTGGGTCCAGTATTGGAAAGGATTCTTTCTCCTTTGACGGTAAACTCTCGGCCATCTTTTCTTGTGCACTTTCCTACCTACAGAAGCAGAACACGGAAGAAGGTTCGAAAATTCCTCCGCGAACATTCAAGTCATGTCCAACGCTCAATATCATGAACCCGAGGGTGAGTGAAAGCTGCCCGACAGCTTTTCTGTTCCAACTGAGCACATggtaataatactaataacaataatacgatgatgatgatgataataatcTTTCGGTAATGGACTGCCAGGGCGGTCGGATGGGCTGTGTGCGACGGCTGGTGGAGGCCGTTACGTTGTGAAGTGATCGATGCCGTCCGGCATTTCACTGCGGTAGGCGGATAGATCCGTCGTGCCCAGAACGGTCGCTGTTCGAAGTGAGAatcgagaagaaaaagaagaagacgtCGAGAATGGTTTTAAACGTTTCAGAGCGATGTGATTTGGGTGCCTGCGCTCCGCAATGGCCTTTTTGAGTGCGACGatgaaaaagtaattaaaatgaCGAGAGCCATAAGTGGCGTTAACGGTTCAAGCTTGGTGCCATCGTACGTGGAGAAATAAATGAACATTAAAAAAGGCATCTTTATGGCTGTGAAATGCTATGGAAATAGTAAAAACAATTTTGACAAATGCAAAGACTGCAAGAAACAGATAAGCACACAAATAAATTGTTGAAGAAGAATTCAGCCGGCTTTTCTTTAGCTTTAGGCACTTGAAAGCACCTACATGCCAGTGGAGCTTGCTAAATCGAGCATGCATCTGCTCCGCTGCCCACCCTAAGAGCTGGAAACGGTTTGCTAAGCGAAAAGGATCAGACTGGTTGCTTTACGCCAGCCCCAATTCAATCGTTTGCTATGATATTTTAATCAAGGTCGAATCAATTTGCTTGCCTTGCTAAGTGCTCAGTTGTCAGACAGTTCTCGATACCAACTGTGTTGTGTCCGATGGTTGTGTGCAAAATGGaataaagaaaatgaaaaataatttccgATCCAGATGTATGGCGCAAGAAATTATGCCCCAGGGGGTAAACAGCGTGTAAAGCAATAAGGAAGATAGTTTAGAGTATTTGatgtaacattttgcacacaCCCAAACATTAACGCAGCTTCCGTTCTCGTCCAACCCCTCGTAAAGCAGTGGTAGTATGTGaagcaaaaatcaatttccgcTTGCATTTGAAGCTGCGTCGACTGATTAAGAGCAAAAACAACTTTGACCGGCTCGTGTGCGGGGTTGAACATTtttagatggcaaaaactgcACAGAAGGATGTTgtgtatgttatttttccagtTTTTTATGTTACTGTTTTGGGAAATAAGAATGTAATGTAATTTGGAAGCGCAGGAAATAGAATAACTTTGAAATTATAGACCTAAAATAAAACTCTTAGACTTAAAGATTTTTTGGGGTTTCAAATTGTCTAAAGCCGGAAACTCATTTAGATGGCCTGCAGCTAGATGTTCGTGCAGTTAATCATTGAacttaataataaataacaagaAACCCTTTGCTGAGTTGAACTTAATTGGAATGCAATTGAAGGGAAAGTATGTTAGAGTACAACGACTAAGGGTAAAGTCGCCGCAATATTTAAAGCATAGCTTTAAAATTTAGCGTATTGTTTGTAAAATAGCAAATCAAGCAGCCCGCAGCCATACAAACCACACCGAATTAGCCAAGCAAACGTCACCAAGCAATTGTGTTAAACATACCGAGATCGCTTTCGAACGTGCTGGAATGACGCAAAGAATGTCGGTTCAGATTAGGGCACGAAATGACAAATGCACTGGAATTTCATCCCCAACTGTCTCTGTGCTACGCTCACTAGTGTCTGCACCTCCGTGGTTGAATGAAACGGAAGGGATGGGATTGAGCatgtacaaaaaatgcaataaaagcCACTCTCGCACCGAAATCGATTGACACTCATTGCAGCGGTCCGAAAAGCGGTACCAAACGGGTTGCCGTCGTATATCGCTAATCGTACTACCATTGTGGACGTTCAAACCCACTACTACGCACTGTAATATTTACAAGTGGCATCGATGATTGTGTGGCATTTTCTCGGAAAAAGGGGTGCATTATTACATCGGCACTGCAATGAAACATCCCTCGCCGCTCGGAATGCTTTCTCACCCCGCTCCCAATCCacagtgtatgtgtgggaaTGTGATTGTCTCGAGCAAGAAGAATATTTCGGCCATGCTCTTTATGCTTCAGCAGCATCGTACGTAGAATATGAGAATTCAATGCAGTTTCCGTCTCTCGCCCACAAATGAATTGTCTCCCACGCGCACACTCTCTAGCATCGTGACGGGCGGGATGCAGCGCACTACACACGGGTTGGCACAGTGTGCACTGCACAGTCAAACGAGCCTTTCTGCCCCATGCACTACCCCTGCATCCCTTTATGCGtcaccctccccctccccccccacctTGCCAtcctcgttcgttcgctcgtttgTTGTAGACTGCAGCGTACTTTTCATAGTATTCTGTATCGCACGTAGTACAACCGAGCATTCCCCTTTCCCCCGTTGGGGCTGCTTTCCCCAACCTCTCCTTTCATCCACTAGCCATTCCCCAATTTGTCCTGTTCATCccgtcatacacacacacacacgcatgcacggTTACATATTCACTCGCTTGCTTGTGTGGTCGTTCAAAATCCGTAGCAGCTATTACGCGGACCAGAGTGTGTCTGTTCGCTCTCGATACAAGTGTGATAAATCCTCTCTCGCTTTTtcttgtgggtgtgtgtgtgtgtgtttttttttgacaagCATAGTTTGAGTGGCCGTCGGAATCGCAACAGAAGATGGACGGTGGAGATGCAATAGGATGATGATTTGCAGCTGCTATTGCAGTGGCCGTTTAATGCATAGGAAAATTGCCATTGCTTGAGAGGAAACTGGCTTGCTTCAATTTTGGTtttaacgttttgttttttgtttgtagtgTAATGTTTAACAAGAGCCGAGCAGTgagatttttcctttttattggTAATTAGCTCCCAACTTGCTGCGATTACAAGCGACTAAAAGCACAAATCTCAGACCCAAGAGCAACCGAGCCAACGCAGCTTGTTCCATCAGCAGGGCCGTCTTGCTCCATTTGTGCGGATGCGACGTTAATCGATATTTCTCattggtctctctctctctttctctctctctctctctctctctcgctctatccTTTGGCCGCATTGAATGGTTCTCGCTTTTGCTCGGTTCGCTGTTTTACGCAAATACTAACGCAGCCACCCACTCatacccacacaaacacacgcacacaactaAACGCTTACTCGTATGAGTATCTGCCCCATGGATGGTCCCAATCGAGGAGAATCGAGCGTCTCGAAACGTCCAATGTCCTTCGCGAGTCGTAAGGACAATCAAGGTGGCGGGCGGGGCAAAGGGGAGCAAGGGACGGATGGCACAACAAAACGGTACAACAGGGCTCAGGTCAATAATCATTACCGAATGGCTGCTTCGCTCAGTTTCGGTTCAGGGAGGgggaatgcttttttttcggctACATACATTCACGTGTCCACCGCGGCCATTGGAAATCGGGCAAACGAACACTAACGAATCGGCTAAAGAGGAATGGTCGAATGGGGAGCAGCAATACCTGGTGCTACCGTACCGCAATTGATAGCGAAAGAGGTCGAATGGGATTTAATGTCCGTGGGTAGGTGTGTACGTGTACGAGTCGGAGTCACTTGATTTCGCCCTCTTGCTCTTGCCAGCTGCTCCGTTTCCTCATTTTGCTATATTGGCAGGTAGTCTTTTCATTGTTGTTGTCGCTGTTATTGTTGTGTCGTAAGAAGGCTAGATGGTGGAAATAGGCCAGCCAAGATATGGTTTCGCTCGTTCATCGACACCCGAGATGAGTGTCACCAATACCAGCGCGTCAGCAAAAAGACCATCAGGGAAAGCACACAAACTAAGCGCTCAGCTGCACTTGGTGCATCTGCAGCCGCGTGAAACACTTAGGGGCATTTTTCAGCACAACATACAAAACAgtcacagccacacacacacacacattgcgtAAGACGCGCACTGTGCGGTTTGAGTGCAGAGAGAAGCAAAAATCAAAAGCCCACAATAGGGATAGTGTTTATGAACCCCGGAAACAAAGCCAGGCTCGCTGCTGGGTCGAAAATTTATGACTGATAATCAGCGACTAATTAGCGCGGGGTAGAGAGTAAGTGAGGGTGGGTGGGTGATAAAAACATTCTGTTCCGTCTTTCTGCTGGATTGTTTTGTGTTCGACGCAGAGGGATGCTTTCCTTGCTGCCTTCTTGCTGCCGCGTGTGTTTGCCGAGCCCCACGCACGGACACGGACACGCACAGCGATCATTAATGGTTAATGCATAATTTCCTCTGCAGCGGCATCGGCCGCCCAAGGATCTGATTGATGGCGGTCAATTAGCCGCCCGTGAAAAGGGGTACGCCGTGGGAGAAAGATTTATCGGGCGAAGGTCAGGCAACGTGGCAGCGGCAGtgtaggaaaaaaaggaaaacaggaaaaaagaaaacacgaaACATGACAGTGAAGATGAGGGCACGATAATACCATTAACCGGAATGCTTGTAATTTGCTTTCGATTAGCGTACCAAGTACGGGGCACGGACGCTGCAAACATACAGAACGTACATAAATGTTGCTCGACACGCCAATGCTGATTGATGGTTGGTGTccttggtttgttgttgttttgtgcagTGTAGCGCCTACCTGAATGACATACCGATGGATGACTTACGGATTGGATATTGGATGACATTGTTTACACTAAACCGTAGAAACTCAAATTAAACTTAATATAATATATGGTAGCATGTTAATGCTATGACCTGCTATACCGTTATGACCAATTATTGCAAGGACCACTTTAAGACTTTTCAGTTTTATCATGAAAAACTTCATGTTTCTGCTCTTCATTCTGCTTGATGAAAAAACTACTCACCAGTAATATGTTTAAAACTGTCATTTAAGCACTGAATTTTGAATAGCTTTGAAATTTGTAAATTTGTCTAAATATGATGTTGTCCCTTTGTTTGACATTCCCCCAGCTAATGCGGAAGGCTCTAGTTGATATTTCAGTAACATGTGGCCATTCagtgttttccgttttttaaGGAATCCTTGAGGTATAAAATAGAACCATATTCAGGCTTTGGCATCTCTTAGTGCCAGTGATTAGTGAGCACCTACGCTTTTCCGATGATTAAACGCTGTGCCAAGCTGTCAGCCACTTTCACCACGCACATCTCTGATTCGATTGTTTGCAGCACCGGTTGAATGAAACGATGGCATTAACTCCCACACCCACAGACAATAGCTCCACAAGAAGGTTCACCAGGGGTTTTATTGACAGTGTAATGCGCCCACCAACATTCATGACATTTAAATCCATCAATGTTGTGTTGGATGTATGAAACGCCTTCTGCCGGAATGAGAAGATGTTTTTGAATATTACGCCAACGCGCGGTAtttccacagacacacacacagacatggGTGGGTATATCAGACAAACATCGAAAGGAAAGATGTTTGAAGGATAGGACAAATGTAATACTCTTTAGTATTAGCATTTTTCCAAACGTAGCGTAACGGCATCGCAGCCATTCGACTGGTGGGAGGGAACTTGCTTGGGGCTGTTAAAATGTTTGCAAGTTTTGCATGCGAATGTCACTGGCCAGATTCTGtgaacgcacgcacacacagcgacgAGCGCACGCAACACTCCATTTTGAAGTGCTCACACGCGGCCGCCAAGGATACTCGAGCTCCATTACTACGTGGGAGGAGGGCGGTGAGTGGGAGCCATTCCGTCGCGCTCTCACCAACACCCACACGCGCCGTGAGTTACTTTCATTTGTGATAGTGCAGCTTGCTGGTGTGTGTCAATGGACAGCAGAGTCAAGAACTTTTCGTGCAACCGTTTTTTCGTCGTCCCTACACATCCTACGTGAGTCTTTCGAGCTACTTGGTAAGATACGAGCAAGCAGTTAGTGTAGAGCATTTACT contains:
- the LOC120898380 gene encoding ataxin-8-like, yielding MSHVRYNQRLQEPYEQEWQQQQQQQQEHEEWYRGSSERSSEDRSRSSQQLRQQLRQHQQQEDEDSIEEVVRLHQQQLQQQQQQQYSGPGTSSVRRRSAGVQVGGGGGGGALGCSGGAGGRGFVAAVGGVVGQGFLALRRTRVRAGCAS